The Tubulanus polymorphus chromosome 6, tnTubPoly1.2, whole genome shotgun sequence genome includes a region encoding these proteins:
- the LOC141906758 gene encoding N-acetylneuraminate lyase B-like isoform X3, whose protein sequence is MEKIHEFRVEGLVAAVFTPFHENGQLNLDLIDKYVDHLHKSQITNIFVCGCTGEGMSLSVDERKLVAKKWISSGREKLDKIIIQVGAHNLEDSKDLAAHAQEIGADAIASLPSLFFKPNTIDDLIDYCKEIANQASDTPFYYYHLPALTGVTFDMEDFFRGARKRIPTLRGVKFSDANFDMVCGVMEMDSMKYGEFEVFCGNDLLYLGAMALGIEWAVGSTYNFMPRVVHRMVEAFNRGDIHQAKLEQRRIQDVIRVRNKYEQLQAGQHATRPTHGKTVAETKEFMPLIGLDMGPPRLPLKPLSNDLREQFRKDLENIGFFTWIQERVSSVSSPVRSPSLDQSSGAPVKKRMLSRGTSLLTSDSDEPSTPPPHDHHGTHELPHSTYTPPHHSSSAESKRTSFEHHGHSNSITLLTE, encoded by the exons ATGGAGAAG ATACATGAATTTCGTGTTGAAGGCCTCGTCGCAGCAGTCTTCACTCCTTTTCATGAAAATGG GCAATTGAACCTGGATTTGATTGACAAATATGTTGACCATTTACACAAAAGTCAAATTACGAACATATTCG TTTGTGGTTGTACTGGTGAAGGGATGTCACTGTCAGTGGATGAGAGAAAATTAGTCGCGAAAAAATGGATTTCGTCGGGAAGAGAGAA GTTGGATAAGATCATCATCCAAGTTGGAGCTCATAACTTAGAAGACTCGAAAGACCTTGCTGCGCATGCTCAAGAAATCGGAGCCGATGCTATTGCGTCATTACCATCATTGTTCTTCAAGCCGAATACAATAG ATGATTTGATCGATTACTGTAAGGAGATCGCGAACCAGGCTTCAGACACGCCCTTCTACTATTACCATTTACCAGCTTTAACTGGTGTTACAT TTGATATGGAAGACTTTTTTCGGGGAGCCCGCAAACGAATACCCACGTTACGTGGCGTGAAATTTAGCGATGCTAATTTTGATATGGTGTGTGGCGTTATGGAAATGGATAGCATGAAATATGGGGAATTTGAGGTGTTTTGCGGGAATGATCTG ttatATCTGGGTGCGATGGCACTGGGTATCGAGTGGGCAGTCGGTTCGACGTACAACTTCATGCCGCGTGTCGTACATCGCATGGTCGAAGCATTCAACCGCGGTGACATCCACCAGGCTAAGCTCGAACAACGTCGCATTCAAGACGTCATTCGCGTTCGTAATAAATATG AGCAACTACAAGCCGGACAACATGCTACACGCCCTACCCATG GCAAAACGGTTGCGGAAACGAAAGAATTCATGCCGCTGATCGGCTTAGATATGGGACCTCCGCGACTGCCATTGAAACCATTGAGCAACGATCTGCGCGAGCAATTTCGAAAAGATCTCGAAAACATCGGCTTTTTCACGTGGATCCAAGAACGCGTGTCGAGCGTTTCGAGTCCGGTCCGATCGCCCTCGCTCGACCAGTCATCGGGAGCGCCGGTCAAAAAGCGCATGTTAAGCCGCGGTACGAGTCTGCTGACGTCCGATTCGGACGAGCCGAGCACACCACCGCCGCACGATCACCACGGCACCCACGAATTACCGCACAGTACATACACGCCGCCGCATCATTCGTCATCGGCCGAGTCGAAACGTACGTCATTCGAACATCACGGACACTCGAACAGTATCACGTTACTGACCGAATAG
- the LOC141906758 gene encoding N-acetylneuraminate lyase-like isoform X5 — MEKPKPKPLELHMIHEFRVEGLVAAVFTPFHENGQLNLDLIDKYVDHLHKSQITNIFVCGCTGEGMSLSVDERKLVAKKWISSGREKLDKIIIQVGAHNLEDSKDLAAHAQEIGADAIASLPSLFFKPNTIDDLIDYCKEIANQASDTPFYYYHLPALTGVTLCMQEFFAKAKGRIPNLAGVKFSSSEFMDAVNVLRMDDGHFQVLLICDELYLGAMALGIEWAVGSTYNFMPRVVHRMVEAFNRGDIHQAKLEQRRIQDVIRVRNKYGKTVAETKEFMPLIGLDMGPPRLPLKPLSNDLREQFRKDLENIGFFTWIQERVSSVSSPVRSPSLDQSSGAPVKKRMLSRGTSLLTSDSDEPSTPPPHDHHGTHELPHSTYTPPHHSSSAESKRTSFEHHGHSNSITLLTE; from the exons ATGGAGAAG CCTAAACCTAAGCCACTGGAGCTGCATATG ATACATGAATTTCGTGTTGAAGGCCTCGTCGCAGCAGTCTTCACTCCTTTTCATGAAAATGG GCAATTGAACCTGGATTTGATTGACAAATATGTTGACCATTTACACAAAAGTCAAATTACGAACATATTCG TTTGTGGTTGTACTGGTGAAGGGATGTCACTGTCAGTGGATGAGAGAAAATTAGTCGCGAAAAAATGGATTTCGTCGGGAAGAGAGAA GTTGGATAAGATCATCATCCAAGTTGGAGCTCATAACTTAGAAGACTCGAAAGACCTTGCTGCGCATGCTCAAGAAATCGGAGCCGATGCTATTGCGTCATTACCATCATTGTTCTTCAAGCCGAATACAATAG ATGATTTGATCGATTACTGTAAGGAGATCGCGAACCAGGCTTCAGACACGCCCTTCTACTATTACCATTTACCAGCTTTAACTGGTGTTACAT TGTGTATGCAGGAGTTCTTCGCCAAAGCTAAGGGTCGCATTCCCAATCTTGCCGGCGTGAAGTTTTCATCTTCAGAATTCATGGACGCAGTGAACGTATTGAGAATGGACGACGGCCATTTCCAAGTCCTTCTCATCTGTGACGAG ttatATCTGGGTGCGATGGCACTGGGTATCGAGTGGGCAGTCGGTTCGACGTACAACTTCATGCCGCGTGTCGTACATCGCATGGTCGAAGCATTCAACCGCGGTGACATCCACCAGGCTAAGCTCGAACAACGTCGCATTCAAGACGTCATTCGCGTTCGTAATAAATATG GCAAAACGGTTGCGGAAACGAAAGAATTCATGCCGCTGATCGGCTTAGATATGGGACCTCCGCGACTGCCATTGAAACCATTGAGCAACGATCTGCGCGAGCAATTTCGAAAAGATCTCGAAAACATCGGCTTTTTCACGTGGATCCAAGAACGCGTGTCGAGCGTTTCGAGTCCGGTCCGATCGCCCTCGCTCGACCAGTCATCGGGAGCGCCGGTCAAAAAGCGCATGTTAAGCCGCGGTACGAGTCTGCTGACGTCCGATTCGGACGAGCCGAGCACACCACCGCCGCACGATCACCACGGCACCCACGAATTACCGCACAGTACATACACGCCGCCGCATCATTCGTCATCGGCCGAGTCGAAACGTACGTCATTCGAACATCACGGACACTCGAACAGTATCACGTTACTGACCGAATAG
- the LOC141906758 gene encoding N-acetylneuraminate lyase B-like isoform X2 has translation MEKPKPKPLELHMIHEFRVEGLVAAVFTPFHENGQLNLDLIDKYVDHLHKSQITNIFVCGCTGEGMSLSVDERKLVAKKWISSGREKLDKIIIQVGAHNLEDSKDLAAHAQEIGADAIASLPSLFFKPNTIDDLIDYCKEIANQASDTPFYYYHLPALTGVTLCMQEFFAKAKGRIPNLAGVKFSSSEFMDAVNVLRMDDGHFQVLLICDELYLGAMALGIEWAVGSTYNFMPRVVHRMVEAFNRGDIHQAKLEQRRIQDVIRVRNKYEQLQAGQHATRPTHGKTVAETKEFMPLIGLDMGPPRLPLKPLSNDLREQFRKDLENIGFFTWIQERVSSVSSPVRSPSLDQSSGAPVKKRMLSRGTSLLTSDSDEPSTPPPHDHHGTHELPHSTYTPPHHSSSAESKRTSFEHHGHSNSITLLTE, from the exons ATGGAGAAG CCTAAACCTAAGCCACTGGAGCTGCATATG ATACATGAATTTCGTGTTGAAGGCCTCGTCGCAGCAGTCTTCACTCCTTTTCATGAAAATGG GCAATTGAACCTGGATTTGATTGACAAATATGTTGACCATTTACACAAAAGTCAAATTACGAACATATTCG TTTGTGGTTGTACTGGTGAAGGGATGTCACTGTCAGTGGATGAGAGAAAATTAGTCGCGAAAAAATGGATTTCGTCGGGAAGAGAGAA GTTGGATAAGATCATCATCCAAGTTGGAGCTCATAACTTAGAAGACTCGAAAGACCTTGCTGCGCATGCTCAAGAAATCGGAGCCGATGCTATTGCGTCATTACCATCATTGTTCTTCAAGCCGAATACAATAG ATGATTTGATCGATTACTGTAAGGAGATCGCGAACCAGGCTTCAGACACGCCCTTCTACTATTACCATTTACCAGCTTTAACTGGTGTTACAT TGTGTATGCAGGAGTTCTTCGCCAAAGCTAAGGGTCGCATTCCCAATCTTGCCGGCGTGAAGTTTTCATCTTCAGAATTCATGGACGCAGTGAACGTATTGAGAATGGACGACGGCCATTTCCAAGTCCTTCTCATCTGTGACGAG ttatATCTGGGTGCGATGGCACTGGGTATCGAGTGGGCAGTCGGTTCGACGTACAACTTCATGCCGCGTGTCGTACATCGCATGGTCGAAGCATTCAACCGCGGTGACATCCACCAGGCTAAGCTCGAACAACGTCGCATTCAAGACGTCATTCGCGTTCGTAATAAATATG AGCAACTACAAGCCGGACAACATGCTACACGCCCTACCCATG GCAAAACGGTTGCGGAAACGAAAGAATTCATGCCGCTGATCGGCTTAGATATGGGACCTCCGCGACTGCCATTGAAACCATTGAGCAACGATCTGCGCGAGCAATTTCGAAAAGATCTCGAAAACATCGGCTTTTTCACGTGGATCCAAGAACGCGTGTCGAGCGTTTCGAGTCCGGTCCGATCGCCCTCGCTCGACCAGTCATCGGGAGCGCCGGTCAAAAAGCGCATGTTAAGCCGCGGTACGAGTCTGCTGACGTCCGATTCGGACGAGCCGAGCACACCACCGCCGCACGATCACCACGGCACCCACGAATTACCGCACAGTACATACACGCCGCCGCATCATTCGTCATCGGCCGAGTCGAAACGTACGTCATTCGAACATCACGGACACTCGAACAGTATCACGTTACTGACCGAATAG
- the LOC141906758 gene encoding N-acetylneuraminate lyase B-like isoform X1 codes for MEKPKPKPLELHMIHEFRVEGLVAAVFTPFHENGQLNLDLIDKYVDHLHKSQITNIFVCGCTGEGMSLSVDERKLVAKKWISSGREKLDKIIIQVGAHNLEDSKDLAAHAQEIGADAIASLPSLFFKPNTIDDLIDYCKEIANQASDTPFYYYHLPALTGVTFDMEDFFRGARKRIPTLRGVKFSDANFDMVCGVMEMDSMKYGEFEVFCGNDLLYLGAMALGIEWAVGSTYNFMPRVVHRMVEAFNRGDIHQAKLEQRRIQDVIRVRNKYEQLQAGQHATRPTHGKTVAETKEFMPLIGLDMGPPRLPLKPLSNDLREQFRKDLENIGFFTWIQERVSSVSSPVRSPSLDQSSGAPVKKRMLSRGTSLLTSDSDEPSTPPPHDHHGTHELPHSTYTPPHHSSSAESKRTSFEHHGHSNSITLLTE; via the exons ATGGAGAAG CCTAAACCTAAGCCACTGGAGCTGCATATG ATACATGAATTTCGTGTTGAAGGCCTCGTCGCAGCAGTCTTCACTCCTTTTCATGAAAATGG GCAATTGAACCTGGATTTGATTGACAAATATGTTGACCATTTACACAAAAGTCAAATTACGAACATATTCG TTTGTGGTTGTACTGGTGAAGGGATGTCACTGTCAGTGGATGAGAGAAAATTAGTCGCGAAAAAATGGATTTCGTCGGGAAGAGAGAA GTTGGATAAGATCATCATCCAAGTTGGAGCTCATAACTTAGAAGACTCGAAAGACCTTGCTGCGCATGCTCAAGAAATCGGAGCCGATGCTATTGCGTCATTACCATCATTGTTCTTCAAGCCGAATACAATAG ATGATTTGATCGATTACTGTAAGGAGATCGCGAACCAGGCTTCAGACACGCCCTTCTACTATTACCATTTACCAGCTTTAACTGGTGTTACAT TTGATATGGAAGACTTTTTTCGGGGAGCCCGCAAACGAATACCCACGTTACGTGGCGTGAAATTTAGCGATGCTAATTTTGATATGGTGTGTGGCGTTATGGAAATGGATAGCATGAAATATGGGGAATTTGAGGTGTTTTGCGGGAATGATCTG ttatATCTGGGTGCGATGGCACTGGGTATCGAGTGGGCAGTCGGTTCGACGTACAACTTCATGCCGCGTGTCGTACATCGCATGGTCGAAGCATTCAACCGCGGTGACATCCACCAGGCTAAGCTCGAACAACGTCGCATTCAAGACGTCATTCGCGTTCGTAATAAATATG AGCAACTACAAGCCGGACAACATGCTACACGCCCTACCCATG GCAAAACGGTTGCGGAAACGAAAGAATTCATGCCGCTGATCGGCTTAGATATGGGACCTCCGCGACTGCCATTGAAACCATTGAGCAACGATCTGCGCGAGCAATTTCGAAAAGATCTCGAAAACATCGGCTTTTTCACGTGGATCCAAGAACGCGTGTCGAGCGTTTCGAGTCCGGTCCGATCGCCCTCGCTCGACCAGTCATCGGGAGCGCCGGTCAAAAAGCGCATGTTAAGCCGCGGTACGAGTCTGCTGACGTCCGATTCGGACGAGCCGAGCACACCACCGCCGCACGATCACCACGGCACCCACGAATTACCGCACAGTACATACACGCCGCCGCATCATTCGTCATCGGCCGAGTCGAAACGTACGTCATTCGAACATCACGGACACTCGAACAGTATCACGTTACTGACCGAATAG
- the LOC141906758 gene encoding N-acetylneuraminate lyase B-like isoform X4, producing the protein MEKPKPKPLELHMIHEFRVEGLVAAVFTPFHENGQLNLDLIDKYVDHLHKSQITNIFVCGCTGEGMSLSVDERKLVAKKWISSGREKLDKIIIQVGAHNLEDSKDLAAHAQEIGADAIASLPSLFFKPNTIDDLIDYCKEIANQASDTPFYYYHLPALTGVTFDMEDFFRGARKRIPTLRGVKFSDANFDMVCGVMEMDSMKYGEFEVFCGNDLLYLGAMALGIEWAVGSTYNFMPRVVHRMVEAFNRGDIHQAKLEQRRIQDVIRVRNKYGKTVAETKEFMPLIGLDMGPPRLPLKPLSNDLREQFRKDLENIGFFTWIQERVSSVSSPVRSPSLDQSSGAPVKKRMLSRGTSLLTSDSDEPSTPPPHDHHGTHELPHSTYTPPHHSSSAESKRTSFEHHGHSNSITLLTE; encoded by the exons ATGGAGAAG CCTAAACCTAAGCCACTGGAGCTGCATATG ATACATGAATTTCGTGTTGAAGGCCTCGTCGCAGCAGTCTTCACTCCTTTTCATGAAAATGG GCAATTGAACCTGGATTTGATTGACAAATATGTTGACCATTTACACAAAAGTCAAATTACGAACATATTCG TTTGTGGTTGTACTGGTGAAGGGATGTCACTGTCAGTGGATGAGAGAAAATTAGTCGCGAAAAAATGGATTTCGTCGGGAAGAGAGAA GTTGGATAAGATCATCATCCAAGTTGGAGCTCATAACTTAGAAGACTCGAAAGACCTTGCTGCGCATGCTCAAGAAATCGGAGCCGATGCTATTGCGTCATTACCATCATTGTTCTTCAAGCCGAATACAATAG ATGATTTGATCGATTACTGTAAGGAGATCGCGAACCAGGCTTCAGACACGCCCTTCTACTATTACCATTTACCAGCTTTAACTGGTGTTACAT TTGATATGGAAGACTTTTTTCGGGGAGCCCGCAAACGAATACCCACGTTACGTGGCGTGAAATTTAGCGATGCTAATTTTGATATGGTGTGTGGCGTTATGGAAATGGATAGCATGAAATATGGGGAATTTGAGGTGTTTTGCGGGAATGATCTG ttatATCTGGGTGCGATGGCACTGGGTATCGAGTGGGCAGTCGGTTCGACGTACAACTTCATGCCGCGTGTCGTACATCGCATGGTCGAAGCATTCAACCGCGGTGACATCCACCAGGCTAAGCTCGAACAACGTCGCATTCAAGACGTCATTCGCGTTCGTAATAAATATG GCAAAACGGTTGCGGAAACGAAAGAATTCATGCCGCTGATCGGCTTAGATATGGGACCTCCGCGACTGCCATTGAAACCATTGAGCAACGATCTGCGCGAGCAATTTCGAAAAGATCTCGAAAACATCGGCTTTTTCACGTGGATCCAAGAACGCGTGTCGAGCGTTTCGAGTCCGGTCCGATCGCCCTCGCTCGACCAGTCATCGGGAGCGCCGGTCAAAAAGCGCATGTTAAGCCGCGGTACGAGTCTGCTGACGTCCGATTCGGACGAGCCGAGCACACCACCGCCGCACGATCACCACGGCACCCACGAATTACCGCACAGTACATACACGCCGCCGCATCATTCGTCATCGGCCGAGTCGAAACGTACGTCATTCGAACATCACGGACACTCGAACAGTATCACGTTACTGACCGAATAG